Proteins from a genomic interval of Cucumis melo cultivar AY chromosome 7, USDA_Cmelo_AY_1.0, whole genome shotgun sequence:
- the LOC103492936 gene encoding protein VTE6, chloroplastic: MALMISSTLPFPLLLSPKRHQFPLLPLPLKPLIPKSNPNPSSQMVVRAQSFHTLASGAFNLLQSNPSTWQSALLSNLLIFVLGSPILVSGLSLSGIASAFLLGTLTWRAFGPSGFLLVATYFVIGTAATKVKMAQKEAQGVAEKRKGRRGPGSVIGSSAAGCVCAVLMINKVGGEAFSQLWRLGFVASFCTKLSDTVSSEIGKAYGRITYLVTNFKVVPRGTEGAVSLEGTFAGLLAAITLASAGCLLGDVTAPEAIVCVIASQIANLGESIIGAVLQEKEGFQWLNNDVVNVINISMGSILAVLMQQLILGH, from the exons atggctttgatgATTTCTTCAACTCTCCCTTTTCCCCTTCTTCTGTCTCCCAAACGCCATCAATTTCCCCTTTTACCTCTTCCTCTTAAACCCCTAATTCCCAAATCCAACCCTAATCCTTCCTCCCAGATGGTGGTCCGAGCCCAGAGCTTTCACACCCTTGCATCCGGTGCTTTCAATCTCCTCCAATCCAATCCCTCCACTTGGCAGTCTGCCCTTCTCAGCAACCTCCTCATTTTCGTCCTGGGTTCCCCTATTCTCGTCTCGGGCTTGTCTCTTTCTGGCATTGCTTCTGCTTTCTTGCTTGGTACTCTCACGTGGCGTGCTTTTGGGCCCTCTGGTTTCCTTCTTGTTGCTACCTACTTCGTTATT GGAACGGCTGCAACAAAGGTCAAGATGGCCCAAAAGGAGGCGCAGGGAGTAGCTGAAAAGAGAAAGGGGAGAAGAGGACCTGGTAGTGTTATAGGATCCAGTGCTGCTGGTTGTGTTTGTGCTGTGCTCATGATTAATAAAGTTGGGGGAGAAGCATTTTCTCAACTTTGGCGACTTGGTTTTGTTGCCAGTTTCTGTACTAAATTGAGTGATACTGTCTCGAGCGAAATAGGGAAGGCTTATGGTCGGATTAC GTACCTGGTGACAAATTTTAAGGTAGTTCCTCGGGGAACAGAAGGGGCTGTCAGTCTCGAGGGAACCTTTGCTGGACTCTTAGCAGCAATCACTCTTGCATCAGCTGGCTGTCTTTTGGGTGAT GTAACTGCACCTGAAGCTATTGTATGTGTTATAGCTTCACAGATAGCTAATCTTGGTGAAAGCATCATCGGTGCTGTTCTTCAAGAGAAGGAAGGATTTCAGTGG CTCAATAATGACGTTGTTAATGTTATCAACATATCCATGGGCAGCATTTTAGCTGTCTTGATGCAGCAACTTATACTTGGTCACTGA
- the LOC103492934 gene encoding LOW QUALITY PROTEIN: protein trichome birefringence-like 42 (The sequence of the model RefSeq protein was modified relative to this genomic sequence to represent the inferred CDS: inserted 2 bases in 1 codon), with protein MALAARRFSGGVIFLIFLQIILRRGDSFSGRQKPKQWNNNNACVFYQGSWVYDASYPLYDASNCPFIGDGFKCRKNGRPDTDYLKFRWQPRRCDLPRFNGEELLERYRGKKIMLVGDSLSNNMWQSLTCMLHTAVPNSNYTLTTNHFLSTFLFPEYGTSIMYLKNGFLVDLVEEKIGKVLKLDSISRGEEWKSVDFLIFNTYHWWTHTGHYKTWDFFQVGSKLVKEMDRMEAFKIGLTTWGKWLDSNINPSKTIVFFQGVSAVHIDGNDWGEISTKNCQGEKQPIKGXHPGPSLEGEAIVKSVLNDIVTPVYLLDVTLLTQLRKDGHPSNYTTSNSSTPLLDCSHWCLPGVPDTWNLILFATLFQN; from the exons ATGGCCTTAGCCGCCCGCCGGTTCAGCGGCGGCGTAATCTTTCTTATATTTCTGCAAATTATTCTCCGCCGTGGAGACAGTTTTTCCGGGCGGCAGAAGCCTAAGCAGTGGAACAACAATAATGCGTGTGTTTTTTACCAAGGGAGCTGGGTTTACGACGCGTCGTACCCACTTTACGACGCGTCGAATTGTCCCTTCATCGGTGACGGTTTTAAGTGCCGGAAGAACGGTCGCCCGGACACCGACTACCTTAAGTTCCGGTGGCAGCCCCGCCGCTGTGACCTCCCCAG ATTCAACGGTGAAGAATTGCTAGAGAGATACAGAGGGAAGAAGATAATGCTAGTGGGTGACTCACTGAGTAATAACATGTGGCAGTCATTAACATGCATGCTTCACACTGCTGTACCAAATTCCAATTATACCCTTACCACTAACCATTTTCTCTCTACCTTTTTATTTCCT GAATATGGGACATCAATAATGTACTTGAAAAATGGTTTTCTAGTGGATTTAGTTGAAGAGAAAATAGGGAAAGTGTTAAAATTGGATTCCATTAGTAGAGGAGAGGAATGGAAAAGCGTTGACTTTCTGATTTTCAACACTTATCATTGGTGGACTCACACTGGCCATTATAAAAC ATGGGATTTCTTCCAAGTAGGAAGCAAATTGGTGAAAGAAATGGATAGAATGGAAGCTTTCAAGATTGGTTTGACAACCTGGGGTAAATGGCTTGATTCCAATATTAATCCTTCAAAGACCATTGTTTTCTTCCAAGGTGTTTCTGCGGTTCATATTGA TGGAAATGATTGGGGAGAGATATCGACAAAGAATTGTCAAGGAGAGAAGCAACCGATAAAAGG TCATCCAGGGCCAAGCCTTGAAGGGGAAGCCATAGTGAAGAGCGTACTAAATGACATCGTCACACCGGTCTATTTACTTGATGTCACATTGTTGACTCAACTAAGAAAAGATGGACATCCTTCCAATTACACTACTTCTAACAGTTCTACCCCTCTTCTTGATTGTAGTCATTGGTGTCTTCCCGGTGTACCTGATACTTGGAATCTTATTCTTTTTGCTACTTTATTTCAAAATTGA
- the LOC103504391 gene encoding uncharacterized protein LOC103504391: MGGGFRVLHLVRPFLSFLPEVQSADRKIPFREKVIYTVIALFIFLVCSQLPLYGIHSTTGADPFYWMRVILASNRGTVMELGITPIVTSGMVMQLLVGSKIIEVDNNVREDRALLNGAQKLLGILIAVGEAVAYVLSGMYGSVSQLGVGNAILIIVQLCFAGIVVICLDELLQKGYGLGSGISLFIATNMCENIIWKAFSPTTINSGRGAEFEGAVIALFHLLITRTDKVRALREAFYRQNLPNVTNLLATVLIFLIVVYFQGFRVVLPVRSKNSRGQQGSYPIKLFYTSNMPIILHSALVSNLYFISQLLYRKYSGNFLVNLLGIWKESEYSNGQSVPVGGLAYYITPPSSLADMAANPFHALFYLVFMLSACALFSKTWIEVSGSSARDVAKQLKEQQMVMPGHRESNLQKELNRYIPTAAAFGGMCIGALTVLADFMGAIGSGTGILLAVTIIYQYFETFEKEKVSELGLFGF, from the exons ATGGGAGGTGGGTTTAGAGTCCTTCATCTGGTCAGGCCATTCCTTTCGTTTCTCCCTGAGGTGCAGAGTGCCGATCGGAAAATTCCATTCAGAGAGAAGGTCATTTATACTGTCATCGCACTTTTCATCTTCTTGGTATGCAGCCAGCTTCCTCTGTATGGGATTCACTCCACCACGGGCGCAGATCCGTTTTATTGGATGCGTGTTATCCTAGCTTCCAATCGTGGTACCGTCATGGAGCTTGGGATCACCCCCATCGTCACATCTGGGATGGTGATGCAACTCCTCGTTGGATCCAAGATTATTGAAGTCGACAACAATGTGCGGGAGGATCGTGCACTCTT AAACGGTGCACAGAAATTGCTGGGCATCCTCATAGCCGTTGGTGAAGCGGTTGCTTATGTTCTTTCCGGAATGTATGGTAGCGTTAGCCAACTTGGGGTGGGAAATGCTATTCTTATAATTGTTCAGCTGTGCTTCGCCGGTATTGTTGTCATATGCTTGGATGAGCTTCTCCAGAAGGGATATGGTTTAGGATCTGGAATTTCCCTCTTCATAGCAACGAACATGTG TGAGAACATTATTTGGAAAGCATTTAGTCCGACCACAATTAACAGTGGACGAGGAGCTGAATTTGAAGGAGCTGTCATTGCTTTATTCCACCTGCTGATTACCCGGACGGACAAGGTTCGTGCATTGCGGGAAGCATTCTATCGACAGAATCTCCCGAATGTGACAAATCTGCTTGCTACGGTTTTGATCTTCTTAATTGTCGTCTACTTCCAAGGATTCCGGGTGGTTCTGCCTGTGAGGTCAAAGAACTCCCGTGGACAACAGGGTTCTTACCCAATTAAGCTTTTCTACACCTCCAACATGCCTATCATTCTTCACTCTGCTCTTGTTTCCAACCTTTATTTCATCTCTCAG TTGCTGTACAGGAAGTACAGTGGGAACTTCCTGGTGAATCTTCTGGGTATATGGAAGGAATCTGAGTATTCAAACGGCCAATCTGTCCCTGTTGGTGGCCTTGCTTATTACATTACCCCACCATCAAG CTTAGCTGATATGGCAGCCAATCCCTTCCATGCTTTGTTTTATCTCGTCTTCATGCTATCAGCATGTGCACTCTTCTCTAAAACTTGGATTGAAGTTTCTGGTTCCTCCGCCAGAGATGTGGCCAAGCAGCTGAAG GAACAACAAATGGTCATGCCTGGACACCGTGAATCTAACTTACAGAAAGAGTTGAACCGTTACATACCCACAGCGGCAGCATTCGGAGGAATGTGCATTGGTGCACTGACCGTGTTGGCTGATTTCATGGGAGCAATAGGTTCTGGAACTGGAATTTTGCTTGCAGTGACAATTATTTATCAGTACTTCGAGACCTTCGAGAAGGAGAAAGTCAGCGAATTGGGTCTGTTTGGTTTCTAA